A DNA window from Drosophila pseudoobscura strain MV-25-SWS-2005 chromosome 2, UCI_Dpse_MV25, whole genome shotgun sequence contains the following coding sequences:
- the LOC4802270 gene encoding larval cuticle protein A2B-like: MVLFYFLSSDKTDFLAKSKINQFQFAFFELRTFCRGIKSSARWPVNHSTASLSSEQLTDTIKPTSKPPKLRAMAFKFFAVLALVAAVSAGVVPVQQVYHAPAPAVAYAHAPVAVAHAQPVLAKHDDEYDPHPQYKFAYDVQDALSGDSKSQVEERDGDVVHGEYSLNDSDGYRRIVQYTSDPINGFNAVVNRVPLDHVKTVVKSVAPVAVAAAPLPVAYHQHH; encoded by the exons TGACAAAACTgattttttggccaaaagcaaaattaatcaatttcaattcgcTTTTTTCGAGCTTCGCACTTTTTGCAGGGGTATAAAAAGCAGTGCACGCTGGCCAGTAAATCATTCCACAGCCTCCCTGTCTTCGGAACAGTTAACGGATACCATTAAACCAACCTCCAAACCTCCCAAACTTAGAGCCATGGCCTTCAAG TTCTTCGCTGTTCTTGCCCTCGTGGCTGCCGTTAGTGCTGGTGTTGTTCCTGTCCAGCAGGTGTACCATGCTCCAGCCCCTGCTGTGGCCTATGCCCATGCTCCTGTGGCCGTTGCCCATGCCCAGCCCGTGCTGGCCAAGCACGACGATGAGTACGATCCCCATCCCCAGTACAAGTTCGCCTACGATGTGCAGGACGCCCTCTCCGGAGACTCCAAGAGCCAGGTGGAGGAGCGCGACGGCGATGTCGTCCATGGCGAGTACTCCCTCAACGACTCTGATGGCTACCGTCGCATTGTGCAGTACACCTCGGACCCCATCAACGGATTCAATGCCGTCGTCAACCGCGTGCCCCTCGACCATGTCAAGACTGTGGTGAAGTCAGTGGCACCCGtggccgttgccgctgccccaCTGCCAGTGGCCTACCATCAGCACCACTAA